In the genome of Nocardioides palaemonis, the window AACCAGCTGCTCTACGTCATCTACGGCCTGCTCGCGCTCGCCGTGGTGATCGCGGTGATCGGCATCGTCAACACCCTCGGCCTGAGCGTCCTGGAGCGGACCCGCGAGATCGGCCTGCTGCGCGCGGTCGGCCTCTCGCGGCGCCGGCTGCGCCGGATGATCACGCTGGAGTCCGTGTCGATCGCGCTGCTCGGCGCGGTGCTCGGGATGGTGCTCGGACTGGTCATCGGCGTGGTGCTGCGCGAGTCGCTCAAGGACGACCTGACCGAGCTCTCCCTGCCGATCACCAGCCTGCTGGTCTTCCTCGTGGTGGCGGTGATCTTCGGGGTCCTCGCGGCCGTCGTCCCGGCGATCCGCGCCTCGCGGATGAAGGTGCTGGACGCCATCGCAAGCGAGTGAGCCAGCGAGTGAGCGGGGTCACGCCCTCACCCCCCGGGTGGTGACACACCCGGGGGGCGGTGGCACCGTGGGCCGGTGAGCCAGATTCCAGACACCACGCAGGCGCGACCCGCGCGCGGCGACTCCGACACCCGGTTCTTCGGCCAGCCCGGAGTGCTGGCCAACCTGTTCGGCGTCGAGCTGTGGGAGCGGTTCAGCTTCTACGGCATGCAGGGCATCCTGCTGATCTACCTGTACTACTCCGCGGCCCGCGGCGGCCTCGGCGTCGACGAGGGCGTCGCAACCGGCATCGTCGGGGCGTACGGCGGCGCGGTCTACCTCTCCACGATCCTCGGGGCGTGGCTGGCCGACCGGCTGATCGGCCCGGAGCGGACGCTGTTCTACTCCGCGGTCTGCGTGATGCTCGGCCACATCGCCCTGTCGCTGCTGCCCGGCCTGACCGGCGTCGGCGTCGGCTTGGTGCTGATCGCGCTCGGCTCGGGCGGCGTGAAGGCCAACGCGACGTCGCTGGTCGGCTCGCTCTACGACGAGCACGACACCCGCCGTGACGCCGGCTTCTCGCTGTTCTACATGGGCATCAACATCGGCGCCCTGATCGGCCCGCTGCTCACCGGCCTGCTGCAGAAGGAGGCCGGCTTCCACTGGGGCTTCGGCGCCGCCGCGGTCGGCATGGCCCTGGGCCTGACCCAGTACGCGCTCTTCCGCAAGAACCTGCCCGAGGAGACCAACCGGGTCGCGAACCCGCTGCCCCACGGCAAGCTCGCGACGTACGGCATCGGCGCCGTCGTGGTGCTCGCGGTCGTCGGCGTGCTGACGTGGGTCGGCGTGATCACCGCCGACCGGCTGGCCAACATCGTGATCGGCATCAGCGCGGTCGCGGCCGTCGCGTACTTCGCGGTGATCCTCACCGACCGCGAGGTGCAGGGCGCCGAGCGCAGCCGGATCTTCGCCTTCGTGCCGCTGTTCGTCTGCAACGTCGTGTTCTGGTCGCTCTACCAGCAGCAGTTCACGGTCGTGACGATCTACGCCGACAAGCGCCTCGACCGGAACCTGTTCGGCTGGGAGATGCCGGTCTCGTGGGTGCAGTCGATCAACCCGGTCTTCATCATCGTGCTGGCCGGTGTCTTCGCCGCGCTCTGGACCAAGCTCGGCGACCGGCAGCCGGTGACGCCGCTCAAGTTCGGCGCCGGCACCGCGCTGATGGGTGTCGCGTTCTTCTGCTTCCTGCCGATGCCGGGCGGCGAGAACACCGCGCCGCTGTGGGGCCTGGCCGGGATCCTGCTGGTCTTCACGCTCGCCGAGCTGCTGATCTCGCCGGTCGGCCTGAGCGCCACCACCAAGCTGGCGCCGAAGAAGTACACGACCCAGATGGTCGCGCTCTACTTCCTCTCGATCGCGCTCGGCACCGCGCTCGCCGGCGTGCTGGCGGGCTACTACGACGAGGCCGCCGAGGGCCCGTTCTTCATCTGGGTGGGCCTCGCCTCGGTGGTCACCGGTGTCGTCGTGATGCTCGCGTCGAAGCCGATCCACAAGCTCATGGCGGGCGTCGACTGACGTGCTCGCCTCGCTCGGGTGGGGTGCGCTGGCCGCCAGCTCGCTGGTGGTCGGCGCCCTCCTCGCGCTGGTGCGGTCGTGGTCGGACCGGGTCGTGGGCCTGGTGCTCGGCTTCGGCGCCGGCGCGCTCGTCGCGAGTGTGTCCTTCGAGCTCGCCGAGGAGGGCCTGCGGATCGGCAGCGCGTACGCCGTCGCCGCGGGCCTCGCGCTCGGCGGGCTGACGTACTTCCTCGCCGACCGCGGCGTGCAGCGCTGGGGCGGACGCTCCGGCGGCGCCTCGGCCGGCACCCCGCTCGCGGTCGGTGCGTTCCTCGACGGCATCCCCGAGCAGGCCGTCCTCGGCATCGGGATCGCGGCCGGCGGTGCGGTCAGCCCGGCCCTGCTGGTCGCGATCTACGCCTCCAACCTCCCCGAGGCGATCGGCTCGGCCGCCGACATGCGCGCCGCCGGCCGCTCGCGCGGCTCCGTCGTCGCGCTCTGGACCGGCGTCGCCGCCTGCTGCGCGGCCGCGACCGTCGCCGGGACGCTGCTCGCCGACGCGGTCTCCAGCGACGGCCAGGCCTTCGTCGACGGCTTCGCCGCCGGCGCGCTGCTCACCATGCTGATCGACTCGATGGTCCCCGAGGCCAAGGAGAAGGCGAAGGACTGGGCGGGCCTGGCCACCGTCGTCGGCTTCGCGCTGGCGGCGGGGTTGTCCCTGCTCGGCTGAGGGGCCCGAGCTGGCGGTCGCCACGGGCAGATGCCGGCGTGTCGCCGTCCGACACGCCGACGGTGGAGCGCGCGGCCCGACCTAGCGGCCCTCCGCTCCACGGACGCCGGTCAGTAGCCGCCCTCGGGCGGCACCATCTCCCCGCGCACGCCCAGCAGCCGGACCGGGCGCTGGTCGTCGAGGGCGAGGAAGAGGTCGAACGCCGTCTGCGTGATCACCTCGACGTCGAGGGTCGGCTCCTGGAGCTTGCGGACCTTGGTGAAGGTGAAGAACGGCGCGAAGCGGACCTTGAGGTGGACGCGTTGCACGGCGCGGTCCTCGCGGCGTACGTCGTCGACGACCCGCGCAGCCAGCTCGGACAGCGCCGCCCGGACCTCGTCGGGCGTGGCGAGGTCGGACTGGTAGGTCGTCTCCCGGCCGTGGGCGCGGGCGACCCAGGGTGTGTCGTCGGGCCAGGCCCGCCCGCCGCCACGGCCGAGCCGGCCGAGGTGTCCACCGCTGGCGGGGCCGAACGCGGCGACGAGCGACTCCTCGTCGGCGGCGGCGAGGTCGGCGACGGTGCGGATCCCGATCGCCTCGAGCCGCGCACCGATCCGGTTGCCGACGCCCCAGAGCGCGGTGGTCGGGCGGGCGCCCATGACGTCCATCCAGTTGTCACGGGTGAGCCGGAAGGTGCCCTGCGGCTTGCCGAAGTCGGTGGCGATCTTGGCGCGGACCAGGGTGTCGCCGATGCCGACCGAGCAGTGCAGCGCGGTCGCCTCCAGCACGGCCGCCTGGACCGCCCGAGCGGTCGCGAGCGGGTCGTCGGTCTCGACGCCGACGAACGCCTCGTCCCAGCCCAGCACCTCGACGACCGCGCCCGGCACCGCGCGCAGCGTCTCCATCACCCGCGCCGACGCCTCCTCGTAGACCGGGAAGTCGACCGGCAGGAACACCGCGTCCGGGCAGCGCCGCCTGGCCAGCTTGAGCGCGAGGCCGGAGCGTACGCCGTGGGCGCGGGCCTCGTAGGACGCCGTCGACACCACGGCGCGCTCGGTCGGGTCGCCGCGCCCGCCGACGACGACCGGCAGCCCGACCAGCTCGGGCCGGCGCAGCAGCTCCACGGCGACCAGGAACTGGTCCATGTCGACGTGCAGCACCCAGCGGCCCATCCGCCCATGGTGGCGCAGACCTCCGACACCCGGCGGAAAACCGGGTGCGCCCGGGACCGTGTGACGCCTACCGTTGTCCGCGGCGGGATCAGCGGCAGGGCCCGGAGTTCCGGGGCCC includes:
- a CDS encoding ZIP family metal transporter, yielding MLASLGWGALAASSLVVGALLALVRSWSDRVVGLVLGFGAGALVASVSFELAEEGLRIGSAYAVAAGLALGGLTYFLADRGVQRWGGRSGGASAGTPLAVGAFLDGIPEQAVLGIGIAAGGAVSPALLVAIYASNLPEAIGSAADMRAAGRSRGSVVALWTGVAACCAAATVAGTLLADAVSSDGQAFVDGFAAGALLTMLIDSMVPEAKEKAKDWAGLATVVGFALAAGLSLLG
- a CDS encoding DNA polymerase IV — encoded protein: MGRWVLHVDMDQFLVAVELLRRPELVGLPVVVGGRGDPTERAVVSTASYEARAHGVRSGLALKLARRRCPDAVFLPVDFPVYEEASARVMETLRAVPGAVVEVLGWDEAFVGVETDDPLATARAVQAAVLEATALHCSVGIGDTLVRAKIATDFGKPQGTFRLTRDNWMDVMGARPTTALWGVGNRIGARLEAIGIRTVADLAAADEESLVAAFGPASGGHLGRLGRGGGRAWPDDTPWVARAHGRETTYQSDLATPDEVRAALSELAARVVDDVRREDRAVQRVHLKVRFAPFFTFTKVRKLQEPTLDVEVITQTAFDLFLALDDQRPVRLLGVRGEMVPPEGGY
- a CDS encoding peptide MFS transporter; translated protein: MSQIPDTTQARPARGDSDTRFFGQPGVLANLFGVELWERFSFYGMQGILLIYLYYSAARGGLGVDEGVATGIVGAYGGAVYLSTILGAWLADRLIGPERTLFYSAVCVMLGHIALSLLPGLTGVGVGLVLIALGSGGVKANATSLVGSLYDEHDTRRDAGFSLFYMGINIGALIGPLLTGLLQKEAGFHWGFGAAAVGMALGLTQYALFRKNLPEETNRVANPLPHGKLATYGIGAVVVLAVVGVLTWVGVITADRLANIVIGISAVAAVAYFAVILTDREVQGAERSRIFAFVPLFVCNVVFWSLYQQQFTVVTIYADKRLDRNLFGWEMPVSWVQSINPVFIIVLAGVFAALWTKLGDRQPVTPLKFGAGTALMGVAFFCFLPMPGGENTAPLWGLAGILLVFTLAELLISPVGLSATTKLAPKKYTTQMVALYFLSIALGTALAGVLAGYYDEAAEGPFFIWVGLASVVTGVVVMLASKPIHKLMAGVD